Proteins from one Antennarius striatus isolate MH-2024 chromosome 12, ASM4005453v1, whole genome shotgun sequence genomic window:
- the LOC137605461 gene encoding SPEG neighbor protein-like: MRSSRFADSSESEVECSFKRITEMSKAKAAPPPGCTLNINDPQVQEAAIRIQASYRGHRSRKELQEKGPPKILQELKDVVLVEGSAAKLECRVSAFPDPFIVWYKDGKELKDGPKYRYVFEDPDFVALVVRDGVLADLGKYSVTIKNPFGETNGMACILVEVPAKVSKGPGNVKAKRSTTVVLKAEISGEPPPDIAWLKDGDDIEEDDRVFFDVGDTNTILTIKNAKLSDAGKYEVFVENNLGTDQSFARVDIL, from the exons ATGAGGTCGTCTAGGTTTGCTGACTCGAGTGAATCTGAAGTAGAGTGCAGCTTCAAGAGGATCACTGAG ATGTCCAAAGCGAAGGCTGCACCCCCTCCAGGGTGCACTCTGAACATTAATGATCCTCAAGTCCAGGAGGCTGCTATCCGAATCCAAGCCTCATATCGCGGCCACAG GTCACGTAAAGAGCTGCAAGAGAAAGGTCCTCCCAAGATCCTACAGGAGCTCAAAGATGTGGTTCTTGTTGAGGGCAGTGCAGCGAAGCTGGAGTGCCGAGTCAGTGCCTTCCCCGACCCTTTTATTGTCTGGTACAAGGATGGCAAAGAGCTGAAGGATGGTCCCAAGTACCGCTATGTTTTTGAAGACCCAGATTTTGTGGCACTCGTGGTCCGAGATGGGGTTCTGGCTGATTTGGGAAAATATAGTGTTACCATTAAAAATCCATTTGGTGAAACAAATGGAATGGCCTGTATTCTGGTGGAAg TCCCTGCCAAGGTTTCTAAAGGCCCAGGCAATGTTAAAGCCAAGAGAAGCACAACAGTGGTACTTAAAGCTGAAATAAGTGGGGAGCCTCCCCCAGATATTGCTTGGCTAAAGGATGGCGATGATATTGAAGAAGATGACAG GGTATTTTTTGATGttggagacacaaacacaatattgACCATCAAAAATGCCAAGTTGTCTGACGCTGGCAAATACGAAGTGTTTGTGGAGAACAATCTGGGCACAGACCAGTCCTTTGCTCGTGTCGACATCCTCTGA
- the LOC137604989 gene encoding carboxy-terminal domain RNA polymerase II polypeptide A small phosphatase 1-like isoform X2 → MDHPPSIITQVTRDEEENAAGGEEDAVQVPSPKTKKPRSRGLFRSLFCCLCHKELEPPPDKSNAPLLVEENGTLLKTSAKPLLPRVKSNDTGKICVVIDLDETLVHSSFKPVNNADFIIPVEIDGTVHQVYVLKRPHVDEFLKRMGELFECVLFTASLSKYADPVSDLLDKWGAFRSRLFRESCVFHKGNYVKDLSRLGRDLNKVIIIDNSPASYIFHPDNAVPVASWFDDMSDTELLDLIPFFERLSEVDDVYDFLTQQRTSS, encoded by the exons ATGGACCATCCGCCGTCGATAATCACGCAAGTAACCAGAGACGAGGAGGAAAATGCCGCTGGTGGAGAGGAAG ATGCCGTTCAAGTTCCCTCCCCAAAAACGAAGAAACCTCGCAGTCGGGGTCTTTTCCGCAGTCTCTTCTGCTGTCTATGCCACAAAGAGTTAGAGCCCCCTCCAGATAAAAGTAATGCTCCTCTTTTAGTAGAAGAAAATGGGACTCTATTGAAG ACTTCAGCCAAACCGCTGCTGCCACGGGTGAAATCAAATGATACAGGAAAGATCTGTGTTGTGATCGATTTGGATGAAACACTAGTGCATAGTTCATTTAAG CCAGTCAACAATGCTGATTTTATCATTCCAGTGGAAATAGATGGAACAGTTCACCAG GTGTATGTTTTAAAGCGGCCACACGTCGATGAATTTCTCAAGAGAATGGGAGAattgtttgagtgtgttttgtTCACAGCAAGCTTGTCCAAG TATGCAGATCCTGTGTCGGACCTACTGGACAAATGGGGGGCCTTCAGGAGCCGTCTCTTCCGGGAGTCATGCGTCTTCCACAAAGGGAACTATGTTAAAGACCTGAGCCGCTTAGGAAGAGACCTGAACAAGGTCATCATCATTGACAACTCCCCCGCCTCCTACATCTTCCATCCCGACAATGCA GTACCCGTAGCGTCCTGGTTTGACGACATGTCGGACACCGAGCTCCTCGATCTCATCCCCTTCTTTGAGAGACTAAGCGAGGTGGATGACGTCTATGACTTTCTCACGCAGCAGAGGACGTCAAGTTAA
- the LOC137604989 gene encoding uncharacterized protein isoform X1, producing the protein MYLDDSEEGKVAREEEPCTEVMRTEQLQIAKLTEAAELTSQSKGSADLGIEVLVEYTEQTDVSRETETSIYCVEHCKMNRDETESCTYCSGLDVPFERYSTSNGLGESDRFVDRCETSGLIQSCHECGQHSECFNPCKSSEHCANHSVASKCTPCCEHCPEHLQSFQSCEPSHQQFKLAMNCDSFEQCELSDFIPECTDSIKLLRQYEPSDYQEKCFDTKPETSTEDSEQCKVTGITPNISDLQHSLDCDDDLCEYDRIVNQTEDSVDEENFGPEAELIDESFGKSNPSQCNTLAHVYFDDVKAVLFPRESGETNQLVEENYQLSNRATDHCEMCQTDNPEISHESTQQCTTTEHNSVRNCKLFSEEDGSSDCSSIETKSFKTCPEGSIPSDPYSDSSEESEKEAQEDSSDEQTQWESFEDGEETEQRNITGINEDNKKTPALDIVIEDYFDLFDRADNYGHVFVQKQHYISCFDGGDIDACLYLEEVLAKNINTHNDINDKMNVKESDTCSNSPEEASEEESMRDDASSGSCESEKQSDDWIVGSESSLAEDEAEESEFKAYDQYTENNDEAEEDEDAFDRIYFAIDYPVSEICEEDSAVCFSSGNRENMCAPCADDISVEGDAYEDEVYDDLDYNSKVDNSSINDNIQTSIIDCKEAIKVSSDIEFITCSEMEPYWSIVETIDNKEMYGQDVEDYYVYQIKSIQSSVKHDTNGFMLEGSSSDQIIFSDNGNEREDLLFSLRETELQEDVQMSPEECKAATKGIYEVNELSENVSKSSLVEKLAKEHTLESDDDCGLNDTSKDLNPPSDIIHSVVSELEHDEESEAQNKEEQSTDSEEEQSDDESSESCECEYCIPSTEQTSAKPLLPRVKSNDTGKICVVIDLDETLVHSSFKPVNNADFIIPVEIDGTVHQVYVLKRPHVDEFLKRMGELFECVLFTASLSKYADPVSDLLDKWGAFRSRLFRESCVFHKGNYVKDLSRLGRDLNKVIIIDNSPASYIFHPDNAVPVASWFDDMSDTELLDLIPFFERLSEVDDVYDFLTQQRTSS; encoded by the exons ATGTATTTGGACGACTCTGAGGAAGGTAAAGTCGCCAGAGAAGAGGAACCGTGTACTGAAGTCATGCGTACTGAACAATTGCAGATTGCCAAATTAACAGAAGCTGCGGAGTTGACCAGTCAATCCAAGGGAAGTGCTGACCTTGGCATAGAGGTCCTTGTGGAATATACTGAACAGACTGATGTCAGCAGAGAAACTGAGACTTCTATCTATTGTGTGGAACATTGCAAAATGAACAGAGATGAGACTGAATCCTGCACTTATTGCAGTGGTCTTGACGTACCTTTTGAGCGATACTCAACCAGCAATGGACTTGGTGAATCTGACCGCTTTGTTGATAGGTGTGAGACTTCAGGGTTAATTCAGTCATGCCATGAATGTGGTCAACACAGTGAGTGTTTTAATCCTTGCAAGTCCTCTGAGCACTGTGCTAATCATAGCGTAGCTTCCAAATGTACTCCTTGCTGTGAACATTGTCCAGAACACCTCCAGTCATTTCAGTCATGCGAGCCTTCTCATCAGCAGTTTAAATTGGCAATGAACTGTGACAGTTTTGAGCAGTGTGAGCTATCTGATTTCATACCTGAATGCACGGACTCCATCAAGTTACTGCGGCAATATGAGCCCTCAGATTACCAAGAAAAGTGCTTTGACACAAAGCCAGAGACTTCAACAGAGGATTCTGAACAATGCAAAGTGACTGGTATCACACCTAACATCTCTGATTTGCAACACTCTTTGGACTGTGACGATGACCTTTGTGAGTATGACAGAATTGTAAATCAGACTGAAGACAGTGTCGACGAAGAGAACTTTGGACCTGAAGCGGAGCTGATTGATGAAAGCTTTGGGAAAAGTAATCCCTCACAATGCAACACACTTGCTCACGTATATTTTGATGATGTTAAAGCGGTTTTATTTCCAAGGGAAAGCGGTGAAACAAACCAGCTTGTTGAAGAAAACTATCAGCTGTCTAATAGGGCGACAGATCACTGTGAAATGTGTCAGACTGATAACCCAGAGATAAGCCATGAATCAACTCAGCAGTGCACTACCACAGAGCACAACTCGGTAAGGAATTGTAAGCTTTTCTCTGAAGAAGATGGCTCCTCAGACTGTTCTTCCATTGAAACCAAGTCCTTTAAGACTTGTCCTGAAGGCAGTATTCCTTCAGATCCCTACTCTGACTCATCTGAAGAATCAGAAAAAGAAGCTCAGGAAGATTCAAGTGATGAGCAGACCCAGTGGGAATCTTTTGAAGATGgtgaagaaacagaacaaagaaaTATTACTGGAATTAATGAGGATAATAAGAAAACACCAGCTCTTGATATTGTTATTGAGGATTACTTTGATTTGTTTGACCGAGCTGACAACTACGGACATGTATTTGTTCAGAAGCAACACTATATTTCCTGCTTTGATGGGGGAGATATCGATGCCTGCCTCTATCTTGAAGAAGTTCTtgccaaaaatataaacacacacaatgatatCAATGATAAAATGAATGTGAAGGAAAGCGATACATGTTCAAATTCCCCTGAAGAAGCAAGTGAAGAGGAAAGCATGAGAGATGATGCCTCATCTGGATCATGTGAGTCAGAGAAACAATCTGATGACTGGATCGTAGGATCAGAATCAAGCCTAGCAGAGGATGAGGCTGAAGAAAGTGAATTTAAAGCTTACGACCAATATACAGAGAACAATGATGAagcagaggaagatgaggatgcTTTTGATAGAATATATTTTGCAATTGATTACCCTGTGTCTGAAATCTGTGAAGAAGACTCTGCAGTTTGCTTCTCCTCTGGAAATAGGGAGAATATGTGTGCACCGTGTGCGGATGACATTTCTGTTGAAGGTGACGCTTATGAAGATGAAGTCTACGATGATTTGGATTATAACTCAAAAGTTGATAACAGCTCTATTAATGATAATATTCAGACATCTATTATTGATTGTAAAGAGGCGATCAAAGTCTCGTCTGACATAGAATTCATTACATGTTCAGAAATGGAGCCATATTGGTCAATTGTAGAGACAATAGACAATAAAGAGATGTATGGACAAGATGTTGAGGATTACTATGTatatcaaattaaaagcatacAGTCATCTGTTAAACATGACACAAATGGATTTATGTTGGAAGGGAGTTCATCTGATCAGATCATTTTCAGTGACAATGGGAATGAAAGAGAAGACCTTCTTTTCTCATTGAGAGAGACTGAGTTACAAGAAGATGTCCAGATGAGTCCAGAGGAGTGCAAAGCAGCTACAAAAGGAATTTATGAAGTTAATGAACTGAGTGAAAATGTGTCCAAATCCTCTCTAGTAGAAAAACTTGCCAAAGAGCACACTCTGGAATCAGACGATGACTGTGGATTGAATGACACTTCAAAAGACTTGAATCCCCCATCAGATATCATCCACAGCGTTGTGTCAGAACTTGAACATGATGAAGAAAGTGAAGCACAAAACAAGGAAGAACAAAGCACGGACTCAGAAGAGGAGCAGAGTGACGATGAATCCTCTGAGTCCTGTGAATGCGAGTACTGCATTCCCTCGACGGAGCAG ACTTCAGCCAAACCGCTGCTGCCACGGGTGAAATCAAATGATACAGGAAAGATCTGTGTTGTGATCGATTTGGATGAAACACTAGTGCATAGTTCATTTAAG CCAGTCAACAATGCTGATTTTATCATTCCAGTGGAAATAGATGGAACAGTTCACCAG GTGTATGTTTTAAAGCGGCCACACGTCGATGAATTTCTCAAGAGAATGGGAGAattgtttgagtgtgttttgtTCACAGCAAGCTTGTCCAAG TATGCAGATCCTGTGTCGGACCTACTGGACAAATGGGGGGCCTTCAGGAGCCGTCTCTTCCGGGAGTCATGCGTCTTCCACAAAGGGAACTATGTTAAAGACCTGAGCCGCTTAGGAAGAGACCTGAACAAGGTCATCATCATTGACAACTCCCCCGCCTCCTACATCTTCCATCCCGACAATGCA GTACCCGTAGCGTCCTGGTTTGACGACATGTCGGACACCGAGCTCCTCGATCTCATCCCCTTCTTTGAGAGACTAAGCGAGGTGGATGACGTCTATGACTTTCTCACGCAGCAGAGGACGTCAAGTTAA